The following proteins are co-located in the Spinactinospora alkalitolerans genome:
- a CDS encoding thiamine pyrophosphate-binding protein: MDVTGDAANGAKVVGATLAACGIDTVFGVVGSGNFVATDALVRSGARFVGARHEAGALAMADAHWRTTGRIAVCSVHQGPGLTNTLTALAEAAKSRSPIVVLSGATSAGMTRSNFYLDQAALITAAGGIAEHLHRPGTVAADTARACRRALDEHRPVVLNMPLDVQASTASSPDGPVSILRPTGRPRPAAHVVAELADDLLSARRPVLLAGRGAWLSGACDATAALADRIGARLATTAVAKGMFAGHPRDVGIAGGFSTSTAVETLESADLILALGATLTTWTTRGDTIFHGQVKVVQVDREHSALGRNEHVGVGIVADVDATVRALLAEVGDRPSASEFGRVERSRDLAQSGPSAEGTCHPADITARLEGMLPAERSVVLDGGHFIGWPAMGWSVPDPAGFVFTSAGFQSIGLGLGAAVGAAIARPDRLTVLATGDGGFLMAVSELETLVRLDLDVLVVVYDDQAYGAEVHHFLHYGSGLDLVRFPDVDIAGLARGAGARAVTVREHSDLAQAADWFAEPRGVLVLDIRIDPTVVGPWAEQDFAGH; the protein is encoded by the coding sequence ATGGACGTGACCGGAGACGCCGCCAACGGGGCGAAAGTGGTGGGGGCGACGCTCGCCGCCTGCGGGATCGACACCGTCTTCGGGGTCGTGGGCAGCGGCAACTTCGTCGCCACCGACGCGCTCGTCCGAAGCGGGGCACGATTCGTCGGCGCCCGCCACGAGGCGGGCGCCCTAGCCATGGCCGACGCCCACTGGCGGACCACGGGACGGATCGCCGTCTGCAGCGTCCACCAGGGGCCGGGCCTGACCAACACCCTGACGGCACTCGCGGAGGCCGCCAAGAGCCGGAGCCCGATCGTGGTCCTCTCCGGGGCGACATCGGCCGGGATGACCCGTTCCAACTTCTACCTCGACCAGGCCGCGCTGATCACCGCCGCGGGCGGGATCGCCGAGCATCTCCACCGGCCCGGCACGGTCGCGGCCGATACGGCCCGCGCCTGTCGCCGGGCACTCGACGAGCACCGTCCGGTCGTCCTCAACATGCCGCTGGACGTGCAGGCGTCCACCGCGTCCTCACCTGACGGCCCCGTCTCGATCCTCCGGCCGACGGGACGTCCGCGACCAGCGGCCCACGTTGTCGCCGAACTGGCGGACGACCTGCTGTCCGCCCGCCGTCCCGTGCTCCTCGCGGGTCGAGGCGCATGGCTGTCGGGGGCCTGTGACGCGACCGCCGCGCTCGCCGACAGGATCGGGGCGCGCCTCGCGACGACCGCGGTCGCCAAGGGCATGTTCGCCGGGCACCCCCGGGACGTCGGCATCGCGGGAGGGTTCTCCACCTCCACCGCGGTGGAGACCCTGGAGTCCGCTGACCTGATCCTGGCGCTGGGGGCCACGCTCACGACGTGGACGACGCGCGGCGACACGATCTTCCACGGGCAGGTCAAGGTGGTCCAGGTCGACCGGGAACACAGCGCTCTCGGCCGCAACGAACACGTCGGCGTCGGCATCGTCGCAGACGTCGACGCCACGGTACGCGCGCTGCTGGCCGAGGTCGGCGACCGCCCCTCCGCGAGCGAGTTCGGCCGGGTCGAGCGGTCCCGCGACCTCGCTCAGTCCGGGCCCTCCGCCGAGGGCACATGCCATCCCGCCGACATCACCGCCCGGTTGGAAGGGATGCTGCCCGCCGAGCGCTCCGTCGTGCTGGACGGCGGTCACTTCATCGGCTGGCCGGCGATGGGCTGGTCCGTGCCCGACCCCGCCGGATTCGTCTTCACCAGCGCGGGGTTCCAGTCCATCGGGCTGGGCCTGGGCGCCGCTGTGGGCGCGGCCATCGCCAGACCCGACCGGCTCACCGTCCTCGCCACCGGCGACGGCGGGTTCCTCATGGCGGTATCCGAACTCGAGACGCTCGTGCGCCTGGACCTGGACGTCCTCGTCGTGGTCTACGACGACCAGGCCTACGGCGCCGAGGTCCACCATTTCCTCCACTACGGTTCAGGACTCGACCTCGTGCGGTTCCCGGACGTCGACATCGCGGGGCTCGCCCGGGGCGCCGGGGCGCGGGCGGTCACCGTCCGGGAGCACTCCGACCTCGCGCAGGCCGCCGACTGGTTCGCCGAACCGCGCGGTGTCCTCGTCCTTGACATCCGGATCGATCCGACGGTGGTCGGCCCCTGGGCCGAGCAGGACTTCGCCGGGCACTGA
- a CDS encoding TRAP transporter substrate-binding protein — protein sequence MSRRNRFIAAITASGTALLLTACMGGGGSAAAIAPDDEIRLSYAFFAPAASFPGVQMEEWADRLAERTDGQVTVQTYPGGTLMSAGDIYDGVSAGVVDVGLDSPAYDSRRFPFSSVINQPVGIESARVGSAAFLDLLLEYEPAEFDGYQIITAFTTEPAYLQTQTPVRSLSDLAGRDLRSSGATIPTLESLGASPLSLSMADVAENLQIGVIDGYVSSREVLRDFSLAEQVGYVTDYPFGLSNSFVAVMDQQAFDALPEHVQEAILDLREEMTAFASEFHDDENVGEAIAWARSEHGVETAELDPEVREELDARMERLTDDWVARRSDADFDAREVLDRMRELADQHAEELETETS from the coding sequence ATGTCTCGAAGGAACCGCTTTATCGCGGCGATCACCGCGTCGGGCACCGCGCTCCTGCTCACCGCGTGTATGGGCGGAGGAGGGAGTGCCGCCGCGATCGCCCCTGACGACGAGATCCGGCTGAGCTACGCGTTCTTCGCGCCGGCCGCGTCGTTTCCGGGGGTGCAGATGGAGGAGTGGGCCGACCGGCTCGCTGAGAGGACCGACGGGCAGGTGACGGTCCAGACCTACCCCGGTGGAACGCTGATGTCCGCGGGCGACATCTACGACGGCGTGTCCGCGGGAGTGGTGGACGTCGGTCTGGACTCCCCGGCCTACGACAGCAGGCGGTTCCCGTTCTCCTCGGTGATCAACCAGCCGGTCGGGATCGAGAGCGCGCGAGTGGGCAGCGCCGCGTTCCTCGACCTCCTGCTCGAATACGAGCCCGCGGAGTTCGACGGCTACCAGATCATCACCGCGTTCACCACGGAGCCGGCCTACCTGCAGACGCAGACACCGGTCCGGAGCCTGTCGGATCTCGCCGGACGAGACCTCCGCAGCTCCGGCGCAACGATCCCCACGCTGGAGTCCCTGGGCGCGTCGCCGCTCAGCCTGTCCATGGCAGACGTCGCGGAGAACCTCCAGATCGGTGTCATCGACGGCTACGTCTCCTCGCGCGAGGTCCTGCGGGACTTCTCGCTCGCCGAGCAGGTCGGATACGTCACCGACTATCCCTTCGGCCTTTCGAACAGCTTCGTGGCCGTCATGGACCAGCAGGCCTTCGACGCCCTGCCCGAGCACGTACAGGAGGCCATCCTCGACCTGCGCGAGGAGATGACGGCCTTCGCCTCGGAGTTCCACGACGACGAGAACGTCGGGGAGGCCATCGCATGGGCGAGGAGCGAGCACGGCGTGGAGACGGCCGAGCTCGACCCGGAGGTCCGCGAGGAGCTGGACGCGCGCATGGAGCGGCTCACCGACGACTGGGTCGCCCGGCGCTCCGACGCCGACTTCGACGCCCGGGAGGTGCTGGACCGCATGCGCGAGCTGGCCGACCAGCACGCCGAAGAACTCGAAACGGAGACCTCGTGA
- a CDS encoding TRAP transporter small permease: MTELVAVTDRFSRSLAHIGGTALVAMMLLLVANIVLRTFAAPIQSTYEVVSMAGLVVSALALGEAQVHRSHVSVDIVTNRLGRRVRLVIGAVVTLASIALFVQLALSLLGYGLTMYATGSATEALRIPLWPLVCLLLVGVLGLLAALIGDLGRVTRSWRSPSAEADIW, translated from the coding sequence ATGACGGAGCTCGTCGCCGTGACAGACCGGTTCTCGCGGTCTCTCGCCCACATCGGTGGTACGGCGCTGGTCGCGATGATGCTGCTGCTCGTCGCCAACATCGTTCTGCGGACGTTCGCCGCACCGATCCAGAGCACCTACGAGGTCGTGTCGATGGCGGGCCTCGTGGTCAGCGCGCTGGCGCTCGGTGAGGCGCAGGTCCACAGGTCGCACGTCTCCGTCGACATCGTCACCAACCGGTTGGGCAGGCGCGTCCGCCTCGTCATCGGGGCCGTCGTGACGCTCGCCTCGATCGCGCTGTTCGTCCAGCTGGCGCTCAGCCTGCTCGGATACGGACTCACCATGTACGCGACCGGCTCCGCCACCGAGGCCCTGCGCATTCCGCTCTGGCCCCTGGTGTGCCTTCTCCTCGTCGGTGTCCTCGGTCTGCTCGCCGCCCTCATCGGCGACCTCGGCCGCGTCACCCGCTCATGGCGTTCTCCGTCGGCCGAAGCGGACATCTGGTGA
- a CDS encoding TRAP transporter large permease, whose translation MTPTLVAILGIVIMLGILFLRMPVSFAMLGVGFVGAVIISDVEAALHLMAADVYRQFSSYTMAVVPLFILMGQIVFRTGMSGKLFDAAYTWIGHLPGGVAATTITASIGFSAVSGSNSASTATIGAVALPEMRKYGYSRRLSGGAVAVGGTLGILIPPSTALIIIAVQSQQSITKLFQAALAPGILVGVLLLATVFVMCWFRPELGPPGPKATWRQRLASLSGVIEVGVLFLVAIGGLFAGLFTPTEAAAVGAFGAIVIGVIGRSLTWAVFWKSVIETLRVSAMVILLVAGAVVFGRFLTLSRLPFDLAERVASLPVAPIVIVLIVVAIYLVGGAIMDALGFLVISIPLLFPLITGLGYDIVWFTVIVVLVTTIGAVTPPVGVNAFITSGLDRSLDAVTVFRGTLPFLIPFAVAMTVFIVWPGTVLFAVD comes from the coding sequence GTGACCCCGACACTCGTCGCGATCCTCGGCATCGTCATCATGCTGGGCATCCTCTTCCTCAGGATGCCGGTGTCCTTCGCCATGCTCGGTGTCGGCTTCGTCGGTGCCGTGATCATCAGCGACGTGGAAGCGGCGCTGCATCTGATGGCGGCGGACGTCTACCGGCAGTTCTCCTCCTACACGATGGCGGTCGTCCCGCTGTTCATCCTCATGGGTCAGATCGTCTTCCGTACGGGGATGAGCGGGAAGCTCTTCGACGCCGCCTACACCTGGATCGGGCACCTCCCCGGGGGCGTGGCCGCGACGACCATCACCGCGAGCATCGGCTTCTCGGCCGTCTCCGGCTCGAACTCGGCCTCGACCGCGACCATCGGCGCGGTCGCCCTGCCGGAGATGAGGAAGTACGGTTACAGCCGGCGCCTGTCCGGGGGAGCGGTCGCGGTCGGAGGGACCCTGGGGATCCTCATCCCACCGTCGACCGCGCTCATCATCATCGCGGTCCAGTCCCAGCAGTCCATCACCAAGCTCTTCCAGGCCGCTCTCGCCCCGGGGATCCTCGTCGGCGTGCTGCTGCTCGCCACCGTGTTCGTCATGTGCTGGTTCAGACCGGAACTCGGCCCGCCCGGACCGAAGGCGACCTGGAGGCAGCGGCTCGCCTCCCTGAGCGGCGTGATCGAGGTCGGCGTGCTCTTCCTCGTCGCCATCGGCGGACTGTTCGCGGGCCTGTTCACACCGACGGAGGCGGCCGCGGTGGGCGCGTTCGGAGCCATCGTCATCGGCGTCATAGGACGCAGCCTGACCTGGGCCGTGTTCTGGAAGTCGGTCATCGAGACGCTGCGGGTCTCAGCGATGGTGATCCTGCTGGTGGCCGGCGCCGTCGTCTTCGGCCGGTTCCTCACGCTCAGCCGACTGCCGTTCGATCTGGCCGAGCGGGTCGCAAGCCTGCCGGTCGCACCGATCGTCATCGTGCTCATAGTCGTGGCGATCTACCTGGTCGGCGGCGCGATCATGGACGCCCTGGGGTTCCTCGTCATCAGCATCCCTCTACTGTTCCCGCTGATCACGGGACTGGGCTATGACATCGTCTGGTTCACGGTCATCGTCGTCCTGGTCACCACGATCGGAGCGGTCACCCCGCCGGTGGGCGTCAACGCCTTCATCACCTCCGGCCTGGACAGATCGCTGGACGCCGTGACGGTATTCCGCGGGACCCTCCCCTTCCTGATTCCGTTCGCCGTGGCGATGACGGTCTTCATCGTCTGGCCGGGGACGGTCCTCTTCGCGGTCGACTGA
- a CDS encoding amino acid synthesis family protein produces MAGSPLEVRKTFAQIEAVRSSAGRSDGEELRKVAVCAVIRNPYAGQGYVDDLSGVISASNELGRSLGLEAVRLLGQPVESYGKGGLVGSEGEQEHVNAALTSVFGDAFREAIGGGKAWITSMTKPAVAGDVIDVPTAYKDDVWVRGHYDGVQIRVPDAPHPDELVVIGVVTNRGRLNARVGGMSVAEVAEKGGAR; encoded by the coding sequence GTGGCCGGCTCTCCGCTTGAGGTCCGAAAGACCTTCGCACAGATCGAGGCGGTCCGATCGTCGGCAGGCAGATCGGACGGGGAGGAACTGCGCAAGGTCGCCGTCTGCGCGGTCATCAGGAACCCGTATGCAGGACAGGGGTACGTGGACGACCTCTCCGGCGTCATCAGCGCCTCGAACGAGCTGGGACGGTCCCTGGGACTCGAGGCCGTCCGCCTCCTCGGGCAGCCGGTGGAGAGCTACGGCAAGGGCGGCCTCGTGGGCTCGGAAGGGGAACAGGAGCACGTCAACGCGGCTCTGACCTCGGTCTTCGGGGACGCCTTCCGTGAGGCCATCGGAGGCGGGAAGGCCTGGATCACGTCCATGACGAAACCCGCGGTCGCCGGCGACGTCATCGACGTGCCGACCGCGTACAAGGACGACGTCTGGGTGCGCGGCCACTACGACGGCGTGCAGATCCGCGTTCCCGACGCGCCTCACCCGGACGAGCTCGTCGTCATCGGCGTGGTGACCAACCGCGGTCGGCTCAACGCGCGGGTCGGGGGCATGAGCGTAGCCGAGGTCGCCGAGAAGGGCGGGGCGCGATGA
- a CDS encoding amidohydrolase family protein, whose product MNTLAVTGAATVFSGDIEAPIVDGADTVVVTDGTISDVGNARDLRAAIDNADTVVDARGSTVAPGLIDSHCHVVLGDYTPRQKTVDFLAGYVHGGITSVVSPGEIHAPGRPHTAVGVKALAIAARTCFENFHPGGMTVHAGSVVLEPTLQERDFADLQDAGVVLAKFGFGRYKDPAEGVDQVRWAKQHGITVMCHSGGASIPGSKPITPEHLLALAPDVCGHINGGPTSLDPDGVDTIMDETGMALQLVQAGNLRSAVRILERAVRQDALSRIVIGSDTPTGTGVMPLGVIKTVAELASLTGLDPALVWAAASGNNARTWNLPAGLVTPGRAGDLVVMDAPWGSTRDSARGALAVGDIPGISAVITAGRVRALKSRNTPASARSANVEPRIPHLDSSAH is encoded by the coding sequence ATGAACACGCTCGCTGTCACCGGGGCCGCCACCGTCTTCTCGGGTGACATCGAAGCGCCCATTGTGGACGGAGCGGACACAGTCGTCGTCACCGACGGCACGATCAGCGACGTCGGGAACGCGCGTGACCTGAGAGCCGCGATCGACAACGCCGACACCGTCGTGGACGCCCGGGGTTCGACCGTCGCGCCGGGACTCATCGACTCCCACTGCCACGTCGTGCTCGGTGACTACACACCGAGGCAGAAGACCGTCGACTTCCTCGCCGGTTACGTCCACGGCGGGATCACCAGCGTTGTGAGCCCCGGAGAGATCCACGCTCCGGGACGCCCGCACACCGCTGTCGGGGTCAAGGCCCTGGCCATCGCCGCACGGACCTGTTTCGAGAACTTCCACCCCGGCGGGATGACCGTCCACGCCGGTTCCGTGGTCCTGGAGCCGACGCTCCAGGAACGCGACTTCGCCGACCTCCAGGATGCCGGGGTCGTCCTCGCGAAGTTCGGCTTCGGCCGCTACAAGGACCCCGCCGAGGGAGTCGACCAGGTCAGATGGGCCAAACAGCACGGCATCACGGTCATGTGCCACTCCGGCGGGGCGAGCATCCCGGGAAGTAAGCCGATCACGCCCGAGCACCTGCTGGCGCTGGCACCGGACGTCTGCGGCCACATCAACGGCGGACCGACGTCGCTGGACCCTGACGGGGTCGACACGATCATGGACGAGACCGGTATGGCGCTCCAGCTGGTCCAGGCCGGGAACCTCAGGTCGGCCGTGCGCATTCTCGAGCGTGCGGTGCGGCAGGACGCCCTGTCCCGGATCGTCATCGGGTCGGACACGCCCACCGGTACCGGCGTCATGCCCCTGGGAGTGATCAAGACCGTCGCCGAGCTCGCGTCGCTGACCGGTCTCGACCCCGCGCTCGTGTGGGCGGCCGCCTCGGGCAACAACGCCCGAACGTGGAACCTTCCGGCCGGACTGGTCACCCCGGGGCGAGCGGGCGACCTCGTCGTCATGGACGCGCCGTGGGGCTCGACCCGTGACAGCGCGCGCGGCGCGCTCGCCGTCGGCGACATCCCCGGAATCTCCGCGGTCATCACCGCGGGCCGCGTTCGCGCGCTGAAGAGCCGGAACACCCCCGCTTCCGCGCGCAGCGCGAACGTCGAGCCGCGGATCCCGCACCTGGACTCGAGCGCTCACTGA
- a CDS encoding ferredoxin, with translation MGMKLVLDLEACQGYANCLIESPGLFDLDDRTDKAVLLNETPTEDRRAEAEAAVRGCPARAISIESS, from the coding sequence ATGGGAATGAAGCTGGTCCTCGATCTGGAGGCGTGCCAGGGGTACGCGAACTGCCTGATCGAGAGCCCCGGGTTGTTCGACCTTGACGATCGCACCGACAAGGCCGTGCTGCTGAACGAGACCCCGACGGAGGACCGTCGTGCCGAGGCCGAGGCGGCCGTACGAGGATGCCCCGCACGTGCGATCTCCATCGAGAGCTCCTGA
- a CDS encoding NAD(P)/FAD-dependent oxidoreductase, with product MRSPSRAPDVRRIAIVGGSLAGVHAAEALREHGFEGDVTLISAENELPYDRPPLSKEALLSGVAVERLSLRAPEWYEDNAITTRLGNAAVQLDTARRTVLLDDGTTVGYDGLVIATGSRARRLPSTENAPPVQVLRSIEDGLRLRERLRPGRHLVLIGAGFIGLEIAATVRQLGLDVTIVEVGLVPLSRALGDEVGAWFRALHARNGVEIVCTCTVETIERLGDGAVLTLSNGRVVNADVVVAGVGASPVTEWLDGSGVQTTNGVVCHSDLSTSVPGVVAAGDVARWYNPLFDEEIRVEHWTNAVEQGRRAAHTLLGHGEAFSAVPYFWTDQYEARMRFVGRASAASEVAIKELDDDRLVALYGRDGLVRGAVCVNVPRELARYRTAIRDQVLWGDVTEAPSAIGG from the coding sequence GTGCGATCTCCATCGAGAGCTCCTGACGTGCGGCGGATCGCCATCGTCGGGGGTTCACTGGCCGGGGTGCACGCTGCTGAGGCGCTGAGGGAGCACGGGTTCGAGGGCGACGTCACGCTCATCTCAGCGGAGAACGAACTGCCCTACGACAGGCCGCCCCTGTCCAAGGAAGCGCTGCTCAGCGGTGTGGCGGTGGAGAGGCTGAGCCTTCGCGCGCCCGAGTGGTACGAGGACAACGCCATCACCACCCGGCTCGGGAACGCCGCCGTCCAGCTCGACACCGCGCGGCGCACGGTCCTGCTCGACGACGGCACGACCGTGGGTTACGACGGCCTCGTCATCGCCACCGGTTCACGGGCACGGCGCCTGCCCAGCACGGAGAACGCCCCGCCCGTCCAGGTACTCCGGTCGATCGAGGACGGTCTGCGACTTCGCGAGCGCCTGCGCCCCGGCCGGCACCTCGTTCTCATCGGAGCCGGATTCATCGGACTGGAGATCGCCGCGACCGTCCGGCAACTGGGTCTCGACGTGACGATCGTCGAGGTCGGACTGGTCCCGCTGAGCCGTGCTCTGGGCGACGAGGTCGGGGCCTGGTTCCGCGCCCTGCACGCACGCAACGGGGTGGAGATCGTCTGCACGTGCACCGTGGAGACGATCGAGCGCCTCGGTGACGGCGCTGTCCTCACCCTGAGCAACGGACGCGTCGTCAACGCCGACGTCGTCGTGGCGGGGGTCGGGGCGAGCCCGGTCACCGAATGGCTCGACGGCAGCGGCGTCCAGACGACCAACGGCGTGGTCTGCCACTCCGACCTGTCGACCTCCGTTCCCGGTGTGGTGGCGGCCGGGGACGTCGCACGCTGGTACAACCCGCTGTTCGACGAGGAGATCCGCGTCGAGCACTGGACGAACGCCGTCGAGCAGGGAAGACGGGCCGCCCACACCCTTCTGGGCCACGGGGAGGCCTTCAGCGCGGTCCCGTACTTCTGGACCGACCAGTACGAGGCCCGTATGCGCTTCGTGGGACGCGCGTCCGCGGCGAGCGAGGTCGCCATCAAGGAACTCGACGACGACAGGCTCGTGGCACTGTACGGGCGCGACGGCCTGGTACGGGGCGCGGTGTGCGTCAACGTGCCCCGAGAGCTCGCCCGATACCGCACCGCTATCCGGGACCAGGTCCTCTGGGGCGACGTCACGGAGGCACCGTCGGCGATCGGCGGCTGA
- a CDS encoding alpha/beta hydrolase family protein — MTETKPQGDALSIIELFPQHEDWSLQTMRLLAQVAVGGSDLFECARTAARIGSQTTDPEVWQREWSRTAKETAEAGHSALEAGDITTGRRALFRSMSYWRHSEFFLSSTDPRRDEAYIEGTRNFRKAAELTGGLIERISVPFEGQTMDGYVVRPDASGEKRPTVLMLGGADSWAEELYFLGGTEFPARGMNVVMVDTPGRGGSLRFKKMYSRHDYEVPVKAILDFLAERDDVEMDRLGLAGVSFGGYYAPRAAAFEPRVKAVAAWCGTWSILTDFYEYYPPLQQQLQWLSGSKDDAEAREKLARFTLDGVAEKLDIPVYVMHGENDIIMDIKGARRFEAALTVDDVTVDYYGGAGSLHCNYDYLAVAAARLADWMLHRI, encoded by the coding sequence GTGACCGAGACCAAGCCCCAGGGCGACGCCCTGTCCATCATCGAGTTGTTCCCCCAGCACGAGGACTGGTCGCTGCAGACGATGCGGCTGCTCGCCCAGGTCGCGGTCGGGGGTTCCGACCTGTTCGAGTGCGCGCGGACGGCGGCCCGTATCGGTTCGCAGACCACTGACCCCGAGGTCTGGCAGCGGGAGTGGAGCCGGACCGCCAAGGAGACCGCGGAGGCCGGCCACTCCGCCCTGGAAGCGGGCGACATCACGACGGGTCGCCGCGCTCTGTTCCGTTCGATGAGCTACTGGCGGCATTCCGAGTTCTTCCTCTCCTCCACGGATCCGCGCCGGGACGAGGCCTACATCGAGGGAACGCGGAACTTCCGGAAGGCGGCGGAGCTCACCGGCGGGCTCATCGAGCGAATCAGTGTTCCCTTCGAGGGCCAGACGATGGACGGCTACGTCGTTCGTCCGGACGCCTCAGGCGAGAAGCGTCCCACGGTGCTCATGCTCGGTGGCGCCGACTCGTGGGCCGAGGAACTGTACTTCCTCGGTGGCACCGAGTTCCCGGCCCGCGGAATGAACGTCGTCATGGTCGACACCCCCGGGCGCGGCGGCTCCCTGCGTTTCAAGAAGATGTACAGCCGCCACGACTACGAGGTCCCCGTGAAGGCCATCCTCGACTTCCTGGCTGAGCGCGACGACGTCGAGATGGACCGGCTCGGCCTCGCCGGAGTCAGCTTCGGCGGGTACTACGCGCCGCGTGCGGCGGCCTTCGAGCCGCGGGTCAAGGCCGTGGCGGCCTGGTGCGGTACCTGGAGCATCCTGACGGACTTCTACGAGTACTACCCTCCCCTGCAGCAGCAGCTCCAGTGGCTGTCCGGCTCGAAGGACGACGCCGAGGCCCGCGAGAAGCTCGCCCGGTTCACCCTCGACGGCGTTGCCGAGAAGCTGGACATCCCGGTATACGTCATGCACGGCGAGAACGACATCATCATGGACATCAAGGGAGCGCGTCGTTTCGAGGCGGCACTGACCGTCGACGACGTGACCGTCGACTATTACGGCGGAGCGGGCTCGCTGCACTGCAACTACGACTACCTGGCCGTCGCCGCGGCGAGGTTGGCCGACTGGATGCTGCACAGAATCTGA
- a CDS encoding LuxR C-terminal-related transcriptional regulator yields MNGKVDLTGNGFYKFARELNQTQTINEVREVYFGTVEEVLPADGIGFYRFVNDATPVLERTSTLSDLFMHAYEEQGRRDDPVLEAVLEHGLPADSHVMLSPLRWHSSAARSILLSEGLAYSMEAPIMESGNVVGTINFARATDGRPFCEEDLSLARLISEHLSLAIERARRLDALGEQATLVQGVLDHFPHGVVVSDLQGRRLFANRNAKRIMGCLDSAPGTSRSSGLEGLVDGVISEFAEDGRQAGTTSVRDGASGQKVIVRSYRGPGKESVISLLYECADEQSSALPVWGVLSPREQEIATLVSQGLTTKHIAQKAFVSENTVKQHLKRIFAKTNVHNRAELVQLIWSSRDRETIPGE; encoded by the coding sequence GTGAATGGGAAAGTCGACCTCACCGGCAACGGATTCTACAAATTCGCTCGCGAACTCAACCAGACGCAGACGATCAACGAGGTCCGTGAAGTCTACTTCGGGACCGTAGAAGAAGTGCTCCCTGCCGACGGGATCGGTTTCTACCGTTTCGTGAATGACGCGACTCCGGTGCTGGAGAGGACGTCAACCCTCAGTGACCTCTTCATGCACGCCTACGAGGAGCAGGGGCGTCGCGACGACCCCGTGCTGGAGGCGGTTCTCGAGCACGGTCTCCCCGCGGACTCCCACGTGATGCTGAGCCCGTTGCGATGGCACTCGTCCGCCGCGAGATCGATCCTGCTCAGCGAGGGCCTCGCCTACTCCATGGAAGCGCCCATCATGGAGTCGGGAAACGTGGTCGGCACCATCAACTTCGCCCGTGCGACCGATGGTCGTCCTTTCTGCGAAGAGGACCTGAGCCTGGCGAGATTAATCAGCGAACACCTCAGCCTGGCCATCGAACGTGCCCGGAGACTGGACGCGCTGGGAGAGCAGGCGACTCTGGTCCAGGGAGTGCTCGACCATTTCCCTCATGGTGTCGTCGTCAGTGACCTCCAGGGAAGAAGACTGTTCGCCAACCGGAATGCAAAGCGTATTATGGGGTGCCTGGACAGTGCACCGGGTACTTCACGGTCCTCTGGCCTCGAAGGTCTCGTCGACGGTGTGATATCAGAATTCGCCGAAGACGGCCGGCAGGCCGGGACGACCAGTGTGCGCGACGGGGCCTCCGGACAGAAGGTCATCGTGAGGTCGTACCGCGGACCCGGCAAGGAGTCGGTCATCAGCCTTCTGTACGAGTGCGCCGACGAGCAGTCCTCGGCACTTCCGGTATGGGGAGTGCTCTCCCCCCGGGAACAGGAGATCGCCACACTTGTCAGCCAAGGGCTCACAACCAAGCATATCGCACAGAAGGCATTTGTCAGCGAGAACACGGTAAAGCAGCATCTCAAACGGATATTCGCCAAGACCAACGTTCACAACCGGGCCGAACTCGTCCAACTCATTTGGTCTTCCCGCGACCGGGAGACGATTCCCGGGGAATGA
- a CDS encoding TIGR03086 family metal-binding protein translates to MNEQPDLAPAADRMRALTAQITDDDLAAPTPCAGYSVGDLLDHVLALARVFRLAAEKTSSPSDGGPPTPSAADLPADWRERLARRLDDLVAAWRDPAAWQGTTAAGGFELPAQEAGMVARNELVLHGWDLSRAIGRPYECAPADARASFAFASSVPDDPQAREGLFGPVVAVPADAPLFDRALGLSGRDPFWAPR, encoded by the coding sequence ATGAACGAGCAACCGGATCTGGCGCCGGCGGCGGACCGGATGAGGGCCCTGACCGCGCAGATCACCGACGACGACCTCGCGGCCCCCACCCCGTGCGCCGGCTACTCCGTGGGCGACCTGCTCGATCACGTCCTGGCGCTCGCGCGCGTCTTCCGGCTCGCCGCCGAGAAGACCTCCTCGCCTTCCGACGGAGGGCCCCCGACGCCCTCGGCCGCGGACCTGCCCGCCGACTGGCGCGAGCGCCTGGCGCGACGCCTCGACGACCTCGTTGCCGCGTGGCGCGACCCCGCGGCGTGGCAGGGCACCACTGCCGCGGGAGGGTTCGAACTCCCCGCTCAGGAGGCCGGGATGGTCGCCCGCAACGAGCTGGTGCTGCACGGCTGGGACCTCTCCCGCGCCATCGGGCGGCCTTATGAGTGCGCTCCCGCCGACGCCCGGGCAAGCTTCGCCTTCGCATCGAGCGTCCCCGACGATCCGCAGGCGCGCGAAGGCCTGTTCGGCCCGGTCGTCGCCGTCCCGGCCGACGCTCCCCTGTTCGACCGCGCCCTGGGCCTCAGCGGCCGCGACCCCTTCTGGGCACCGCGCTGA